One genomic window of Trichlorobacter lovleyi includes the following:
- a CDS encoding GPMC system MBL fold metallohydrolase: MKIIVLGSGTSTGVPMVGCSCPVCSSSDPRDRRSRASLLICHAGKNILVDSSTDLRSQMLREVVPQIDAVLFTHAHADHVNGIDDLRGFYFLHRQVIPCYACPATMERLLSGFGYVFHQQEGATHPPLLEPRVPGGPFELFGLQVIPVPLEHGVDGSCGYRIGSFAYLTDCSAIPPASLALLQGVATVVVDGLRWSPHPFHFNIEGAIAALRELGVQRMILTHLTHEVSHADERRLPNGVEFAYDGMSFELEH, from the coding sequence ATGAAGATCATTGTCCTTGGCAGTGGAACCTCGACCGGAGTTCCCATGGTTGGCTGCAGTTGTCCGGTCTGCAGTTCTTCCGACCCGCGCGACCGCCGCAGCAGGGCGTCACTGCTGATCTGCCATGCCGGAAAGAACATTCTGGTGGACAGTTCAACTGATCTGCGCAGCCAGATGCTGCGTGAGGTGGTGCCGCAGATTGATGCAGTGCTGTTTACCCATGCCCATGCCGATCATGTGAATGGTATCGATGATCTGCGTGGTTTTTATTTTCTGCACCGTCAGGTGATCCCCTGCTATGCCTGCCCGGCCACCATGGAGCGCCTGTTAAGCGGATTCGGTTATGTCTTCCATCAACAGGAGGGCGCCACGCATCCCCCCCTTCTGGAGCCCAGGGTACCCGGTGGTCCCTTTGAGCTGTTCGGGCTGCAGGTGATTCCGGTTCCGCTGGAGCATGGTGTCGACGGTTCCTGTGGCTACCGGATCGGTTCTTTTGCCTACCTGACGGATTGCAGTGCAATTCCACCGGCATCACTTGCATTGTTGCAGGGAGTTGCTACAGTAGTGGTTGACGGTCTGCGCTGGTCGCCCCATCCATTTCACTTCAATATTGAAGGGGCAATTGCTGCACTCAGAGAATTGGGGGTGCAGCGCATGATCCTGACCCACCTGACCCATGAGGTGAGTCATGCAGATGAGCGCCGTCTGCCGAACGGCGTTGAATTCGCGTATGACGGCATGAGTTTCGAGCTAGAGCACTGA
- a CDS encoding GPMC system family 4 glycosyltransferase yields MRIALFCPFTQGPTRGNITSVQRIARHLQLSGNQIDLVPLDSPDRSRCLQQLLVSPPDLLHGFHAFHAGPVTRSMAQTLGVPYLITLTGSDLFDPALRDHPETLLALNDATTLTCFDHLVAELATQTFPRIADKLVVIPQGVETFEIPDTAERPADSFRILLPAALRPVKGVDYAITHLAPLAAERPELRLWIAGGSLDNTYADVIERQAAEQPWVTLLGEIPHQEMGTLYAAADLMLNSSQFEGGMANALLEAMAMAKPVLARDVPGNRSLIQHGRTGWLYRDGSDLRNQTRQLMDDPALRDSVAHQAQQHVLTQYSPQQEAGLLLQLYRSLLSAHT; encoded by the coding sequence ATGCGTATTGCACTTTTCTGCCCCTTTACCCAGGGCCCTACCCGGGGAAATATTACCAGCGTGCAGCGGATAGCACGGCATCTGCAGCTTAGCGGCAACCAGATCGACTTGGTTCCCCTTGACAGCCCGGATCGGTCCCGCTGCCTGCAGCAGCTGCTTGTATCACCACCAGACCTGCTGCATGGTTTCCATGCCTTTCATGCCGGACCAGTAACCCGCAGTATGGCGCAGACCCTTGGCGTTCCCTATCTGATCACCCTGACCGGCAGCGATCTGTTTGACCCGGCCCTGCGTGACCACCCCGAAACCCTGTTGGCCCTCAACGATGCGACCACCCTTACCTGCTTTGACCACTTGGTGGCAGAACTGGCAACCCAGACCTTCCCCCGGATTGCCGACAAGCTGGTGGTGATCCCCCAGGGGGTCGAAACGTTCGAGATTCCTGACACAGCGGAGCGGCCTGCTGACAGTTTTCGTATCCTGCTGCCTGCAGCACTGCGCCCGGTTAAAGGGGTTGACTACGCCATTACCCACCTGGCTCCGCTTGCAGCAGAGCGGCCCGAGTTGCGGCTCTGGATTGCCGGAGGGAGCCTTGACAACACATATGCTGACGTAATCGAGCGGCAAGCCGCTGAGCAGCCATGGGTAACGCTGTTAGGCGAGATCCCCCATCAGGAGATGGGAACGCTCTATGCCGCTGCGGACCTGATGCTGAACAGCTCGCAGTTTGAAGGGGGGATGGCTAACGCCCTGCTGGAAGCCATGGCAATGGCAAAACCGGTACTGGCCCGTGATGTACCGGGCAACCGCTCACTGATCCAACATGGCAGGACCGGCTGGCTCTACCGGGACGGCAGCGACCTGCGCAACCAGACCAGGCAGCTGATGGACGATCCCGCACTGCGGGATAGCGTTGCGCACCAAGCACAACAGCATGTCCTGACACAGTATTCTCCGCAGCAGGAAGCCGGATTACTGCTCCAGCTGTACCGGTCACTGCTGTCTGCCCATACCTGA
- a CDS encoding EAL domain-containing protein: MEQASDCYTQIVEALPTPILLLRQNGIILHANAPAVCLLEALEGITPQPEITLAPHWIMEELECYHSQGLPSHQAEKSLITTTNSHSFVLISIKRLRPDNDNLLLVTINDLSKLHLVEDGLRQLVEGISEATGEKFFQFLALHLAKALDADFAFIGEFADSERTLIQTVAVAADGAIHANFRFPLAETPCEQVLTNGLRIYPKGIPELFPLDHLALEMGVESYIGIPLVSSRRITLGPMAVFSRRPIRETHLAASMLQVFAVRAASELERRQAERVLKETEARLKTIVDSVHTGILVIDPENHRIVDVNELAASSLGRTREEMIGTSCHRFICPNEEGRCPITDLKQELDNEERDLIRADGSRLPVIKTVSRVVLDGREHLLESFVDISRRKQVENSLKESEERYRMLVENQADLVIKTDMAGNLLFVSPSFCKLFGQTEEKLLGKALLPVIMSPEQLATAAGIEQMICSDTSYYREYLSPTREGKRWIGWALRCIFNQAGQAEAIIGMGRDITDRKTAESTIEQLAYHDPVTGLPNRTLLYDRLQLAINRAERDSQGVAILFLDLDRFKAINDSLGHAVGDQLLRLVGNRLLDCVRSSDTVARLGGDEFVVLISALDNDHAVGSVVMKILEQLCEPYQIDDHEVYTSSSIGISLFPRDGRDAEELLKNADMAMYQAKEAGRNTCHFFSPELNMRATERLLLESTMRRALEREEFFLVYQPQMELNTGHIAGIEALLRWRHPDLGIVPPNNFIPIAEETGLIVPLGEWVLAEACRQAVRWQQEGQAPLRMAVNVSARQFRQRNLGLRIEKILMETGLDPALLELELTESAVMENPEEAILTLRQLKKMGITLSIDDFGTGYSSLSHLKHFPIDRLKIDRSFVKHVTRDHNDATIAEAIIALAHSMKLTVVAEGIEHSEQMEFMHQRHCDTMQGYYLSRPVTAEEFSTFLKRLGESDGKAHGLLGG, encoded by the coding sequence ATGGAACAGGCATCTGACTGCTATACACAGATAGTTGAGGCGTTACCGACACCAATCCTGCTCCTTAGGCAAAATGGTATCATCCTGCACGCCAACGCCCCCGCCGTCTGCCTGCTTGAAGCCCTTGAAGGCATTACCCCCCAGCCGGAAATAACCCTGGCTCCGCATTGGATCATGGAAGAACTTGAGTGTTACCACTCACAGGGCCTGCCTTCCCACCAAGCAGAAAAAAGCCTGATTACCACCACCAACAGCCATTCCTTTGTCCTGATCAGCATTAAACGCCTGCGCCCCGACAACGACAATCTGCTGCTGGTTACCATCAACGATCTTTCCAAACTGCATCTGGTTGAAGACGGCCTGCGTCAGCTGGTGGAAGGGATCTCCGAGGCCACCGGTGAAAAATTCTTCCAGTTCCTGGCCCTGCATCTGGCAAAGGCTTTGGATGCCGATTTTGCCTTTATCGGCGAGTTTGCCGATAGCGAGCGCACCCTCATCCAGACCGTGGCGGTTGCTGCCGATGGCGCCATACATGCCAACTTCCGGTTCCCACTTGCGGAGACCCCCTGCGAACAGGTGCTGACCAACGGTCTGCGGATCTACCCCAAAGGGATCCCGGAGTTATTCCCGCTTGACCATCTTGCCCTGGAAATGGGTGTTGAGAGCTATATCGGCATCCCGCTCGTCAGCTCCCGCAGGATAACCCTGGGACCGATGGCGGTCTTCAGCCGGCGTCCGATCAGAGAGACCCACCTGGCCGCATCCATGCTGCAGGTATTTGCCGTACGGGCAGCCTCGGAGCTGGAACGCCGCCAGGCGGAACGGGTCCTGAAAGAGACGGAGGCACGTCTTAAGACCATTGTTGATTCGGTCCATACCGGCATTCTGGTGATTGATCCTGAAAACCACCGGATTGTTGATGTCAACGAGCTTGCTGCCAGCAGCCTCGGCAGAACACGCGAAGAGATGATCGGCACCTCATGCCATCGCTTCATCTGCCCCAACGAGGAAGGGCGCTGTCCCATCACCGACCTGAAGCAGGAGTTGGACAATGAAGAGCGTGATCTGATCCGGGCTGATGGCAGCCGCCTGCCGGTGATCAAGACCGTCAGTCGTGTTGTACTGGATGGGCGGGAGCATCTTCTGGAAAGTTTTGTCGACATCAGCAGGCGCAAACAGGTGGAGAACAGCCTGAAGGAAAGCGAAGAACGCTACCGGATGCTGGTTGAAAACCAGGCCGACCTGGTCATCAAGACCGATATGGCAGGTAACCTGCTCTTTGTCAGCCCCTCATTCTGCAAGCTTTTCGGCCAGACCGAGGAAAAGCTGCTCGGCAAAGCGCTCCTACCGGTCATCATGTCGCCTGAGCAGCTTGCCACAGCCGCCGGGATTGAGCAGATGATCTGCAGTGATACCAGCTATTACCGCGAATATCTCTCTCCGACACGGGAGGGCAAGCGCTGGATCGGCTGGGCGTTGCGCTGCATCTTCAACCAGGCCGGTCAGGCAGAGGCGATTATCGGTATGGGGCGGGATATTACTGATCGTAAAACAGCCGAAAGCACCATTGAGCAGTTGGCCTACCATGACCCGGTCACCGGCCTGCCGAACCGGACGCTGCTGTATGATCGTCTGCAGCTGGCAATCAACCGGGCTGAACGGGACAGCCAGGGTGTGGCGATCCTGTTTCTTGACCTGGACCGTTTCAAGGCAATTAACGATTCACTGGGACATGCCGTGGGTGATCAGCTACTGCGCCTGGTCGGCAATCGCCTGCTTGACTGCGTTCGTTCGTCGGATACCGTAGCCCGCCTGGGGGGTGATGAATTCGTCGTGCTGATCTCTGCCCTTGATAACGACCATGCCGTGGGCAGCGTGGTCATGAAGATCCTGGAGCAGCTGTGTGAGCCGTACCAGATTGACGATCATGAGGTCTACACCTCTTCCAGTATCGGCATCTCACTCTTCCCCCGTGATGGTCGTGATGCCGAGGAGCTGTTGAAAAATGCCGACATGGCCATGTACCAGGCCAAGGAGGCCGGCCGCAACACCTGCCACTTCTTCTCACCGGAGCTGAACATGCGGGCGACAGAGCGGCTCCTGCTCGAGAGCACCATGCGCCGAGCACTGGAGCGGGAAGAGTTCTTCCTGGTCTATCAGCCCCAGATGGAGCTGAACACCGGACATATTGCCGGGATCGAGGCACTACTGCGATGGCGGCATCCTGACCTGGGGATCGTGCCGCCAAACAATTTCATTCCGATTGCAGAAGAGACCGGCCTGATTGTGCCGCTGGGGGAATGGGTACTGGCCGAGGCCTGCCGGCAGGCAGTACGCTGGCAGCAGGAGGGGCAAGCCCCGCTGAGGATGGCGGTAAACGTTTCTGCCCGTCAGTTTCGCCAGCGCAACCTTGGCTTGCGGATCGAAAAGATCCTGATGGAGACCGGCCTTGACCCGGCACTGCTGGAGCTTGAACTGACTGAAAGTGCGGTAATGGAAAACCCGGAAGAAGCGATCCTGACCCTGCGGCAGCTAAAAAAAATGGGGATTACCCTCTCCATCGACGACTTCGGCACCGGCTACTCATCCCTGTCACATCTCAAGCACTTCCCGATCGACCGGCTCAAGATCGATCGTTCCTTTGTCAAGCATGTCACCCGTGACCACAACGACGCCACCATTGCCGAGGCAATCATCGCCCTGGCCCACAGTATGAAGCTGACGGTTGTTGCCGAGGGGATCGAGCATAGTGAGCAGATGGAGTTCATGCACCAGCGTCACTGCGACACCATGCAGGGCTACTACCTGTCGCGGCCGGTGACCGCTGAGGAGTTCAGCACGTTTCTTAAAAGGCTGGGGGAATCGGACGGCAAGGCCCATGGGCTGCTGGGAGGGTAA
- a CDS encoding TIGR04442 family protein encodes MQKDIRLHGQLANGIEYFVLVVGTEAYQRYFFNIVQEADELRIFSPGNEFVLGQKGIRFEGNGGHFCEYMFGVEQPTSDLTKTEIINRLVMNGACLEEEGGTLHFSEQTSGHESYDTIFFEGNAVCNYFFCVHSPRLSRKLGEQQQELVRLLGKTLKRTPVVGEERDDLLVDELFPLLQDEGAQLFIIKLINTRHKAYRDLFRSLYFRSKKIADDDFARLMGLASGYQIDRYQQERMRIDVMYRHPLNRRIVDEYRSILIGCTARGEISTLENARLNRLKALSVRNKIPGALFFTLDELLKKGRNLKEAREEADYIAQTRQILEGFFLHQQEIDSSIDRDDMLTLIKAKKWAIAARDHHFDQLMLDFSRTCDEKIRDGADPALLEGFSYVITYLDRLDSTLSLIGQLAFMENVRITEEMLQGLLEHRAAFENLEPGCFEELFVKELFENPYLGRFGRMKMTALMEGLPLVQDDQQTLETLHSRLIAVDQEERLYLMVLELVRHRVRNFYSSYGTKAEQDVLRREVLEELKARKKLAVDLPDHVFQETVTTIQKEAVYLQSLLPTIIAEKNAVLREDFLANAGLDRFYVEELEREYYEQNGLDLEEMYQIRQGL; translated from the coding sequence ATGCAGAAAGATATACGCCTCCATGGCCAGCTTGCTAACGGGATCGAGTATTTTGTGTTGGTGGTGGGCACTGAGGCCTACCAGCGCTATTTTTTTAATATTGTGCAGGAGGCCGATGAACTGCGGATCTTTTCGCCCGGCAACGAGTTTGTCCTGGGCCAGAAAGGGATCCGCTTTGAGGGGAATGGTGGTCATTTCTGCGAATATATGTTCGGGGTTGAACAGCCCACGTCTGATCTGACCAAGACCGAGATCATCAATCGTCTGGTTATGAACGGTGCCTGTCTTGAGGAGGAGGGGGGAACCCTTCACTTCAGCGAACAGACCAGTGGACATGAATCCTACGACACCATATTTTTTGAAGGAAATGCGGTCTGTAACTACTTTTTCTGCGTTCACTCGCCCAGGCTTTCCCGCAAGCTGGGAGAACAGCAGCAGGAATTGGTCCGTCTGCTGGGCAAGACCCTGAAGCGCACCCCGGTAGTGGGTGAAGAACGCGATGACCTGCTGGTTGACGAGTTGTTCCCGCTGCTGCAGGATGAAGGTGCCCAGCTGTTTATTATCAAGCTGATCAACACCCGCCACAAGGCCTATCGTGACCTGTTCCGTTCGCTTTATTTCCGCTCAAAGAAGATTGCCGATGATGATTTTGCCCGCTTGATGGGCCTGGCCAGCGGCTACCAGATTGACCGTTACCAGCAGGAGCGGATGCGGATTGATGTGATGTACCGTCACCCGTTAAACCGCAGGATTGTTGATGAATACCGCAGTATCCTGATCGGCTGTACTGCCAGAGGCGAGATCAGCACACTGGAAAATGCCCGCTTGAACCGCCTGAAGGCGCTTTCAGTACGCAACAAGATCCCCGGTGCCCTCTTTTTCACCCTTGACGAGCTGCTGAAGAAGGGGCGCAACCTGAAGGAGGCCCGTGAGGAGGCCGACTACATTGCCCAGACCCGCCAGATTCTGGAGGGGTTCTTTCTGCATCAGCAAGAGATTGACAGCTCCATTGACCGGGATGATATGCTGACCCTGATCAAGGCGAAAAAATGGGCAATTGCTGCCCGTGATCATCATTTTGATCAGCTGATGCTGGATTTCAGCCGTACCTGTGACGAAAAAATCAGGGATGGTGCCGACCCTGCCTTGCTTGAAGGCTTTTCCTATGTAATTACCTACCTTGACCGGCTGGATAGTACCCTGTCATTGATCGGGCAACTGGCTTTCATGGAGAACGTGCGCATAACCGAGGAGATGCTGCAGGGCCTGCTGGAACATCGTGCCGCCTTTGAAAATCTGGAGCCCGGCTGTTTTGAAGAGCTGTTTGTGAAGGAGCTGTTTGAAAACCCCTATCTGGGGCGTTTCGGACGGATGAAGATGACGGCCCTGATGGAGGGCCTGCCCCTGGTGCAGGATGACCAGCAGACGCTTGAGACGTTGCACAGCCGCCTGATTGCCGTTGATCAGGAGGAACGGCTCTATCTGATGGTGCTTGAGCTGGTGCGGCACAGGGTGCGCAACTTCTATTCAAGCTATGGCACCAAGGCGGAACAGGATGTACTGCGCCGTGAAGTGCTGGAAGAGTTAAAGGCCCGCAAAAAGCTGGCCGTAGACCTGCCTGACCATGTTTTCCAGGAAACGGTTACCACGATCCAGAAGGAGGCGGTCTACCTGCAGTCCCTGCTGCCAACCATCATTGCTGAGAAAAATGCGGTCCTGAGGGAGGATTTTCTGGCCAATGCCGGGTTGGACCGTTTTTATGTCGAGGAACTGGAGCGGGAGTACTATGAACAGAATGGGTTGGATCTGGAGGAGATGTATCAGATCCGCCAGGGGTTGTGA